One window of the Prinia subflava isolate CZ2003 ecotype Zambia chromosome 1, Cam_Psub_1.2, whole genome shotgun sequence genome contains the following:
- the FSBP gene encoding fibrinogen silencer-binding protein: MVGKARSSNFTLSEKLDLLKLVKPYVKILEEHTNKHSVIVEKNKCWDIIADNYNAIGVDRPPRTAQGLRTLYKRLKEYAKQELLQQKETHSDCKSSISEPTKKVVEMIPQISNVCLRDRSGVQSASIDKETIPGTSSPQAMLDHHPATVMMDLQSEEDVKPPPSLIIDSQQNEKLDQEEDHQLVHIMERSPSTSVSSVDMRVMMSPSPVPRRDEFFRLEVGERFRPMCGYDPQMLQMLKEEHQIILENQRKIGLYVQEKRDGLKRKQQLEEELLRTKIKVEKLKAIRLRRDLPEYSSI; encoded by the exons ATGGTTGGGAAGGCCAGATCTTCTAATTTTACCTTATCTGAAAAGCTCGATTTGCTAAAACTCGTGAAGCCATATGTTAAAATTCTCGAGGAACATACCAATAAGCATTCTGTAAtagtggaaaaaaacaaatgctgGGATATTATAGCTGATAACTACAATGCCATCGGAGTAGATCGCCCTCCTCGTACTGCACAGGGCCTGCGCACGCTGTACAAGAGGCTCAAAGAATATGCCAAACAGGAGCTATTGCAGCAAAAGGAGACTCACTCAGATtgtaaaagcagcatttccGAGCCAACCAAGAAAGTTGTGGAGATGATTCCACAGATTTCCAATGTGTGTTTAAGAGACAGGAGCGGTGTTCAAAG TGCTAGTATCGATAAAGAAACAATTCCTGGTACCAGTTCACCACAGGCAATGTTGGATCACCATCCTGCAACAGTCATGATGGACTTGCAGTCGGAAGAGGATGTCAAACCTCCTCCTTCTCTGATTATAGACTCacagcaaaatgagaaattaGATCAAGAGGAAGACCACCAGCTGGTGCATATTATGGAAAGGTCTCCTTCAACATCAGTGTCTTCAGTTGACATGAGAGTGATGATGTCTCCTTCCCCTGTACCAAGAAGAGATGAGTTTTTTAGGCTTGAGGTTGGAGAACGCTTTAGACCAATGTGTGGTTATGACCCACAGATGTTACAAATGCTGAAAGAGGAGCATCAAATAATATtagaaaaccaaagaaaaattgGTCTTTATGTCCAAGAAAAAAGGGATGGtttgaaaagaaagcagcaactGGAAGAAGAACTGTTGCGAACAAAAATCAAAGTAGAGAAACTGAAGGCAATACGACTACGCCGTGATCTGCCAGAATACAGCAgtatctaa